A region of Liolophura sinensis isolate JHLJ2023 chromosome 8, CUHK_Ljap_v2, whole genome shotgun sequence DNA encodes the following proteins:
- the LOC135472777 gene encoding NEDD4 family-interacting protein 1-like, with protein MDRSIRYEVLQGEEAQVPAEPVQLALVVPPPTYQEATVGEDQGAISTAATTGLTYPVYNTNLPSYKVATELPSYEEAERSKEQESREQGERTGDVERQDSDVITGMTVGTDGLFLCTFVISFLFNWIGFLVSLCISNTVAGRCGAISGLGLSIVKWAAIVKHNNWMNHYVAAGDTWVCWALIVCGFAFFFRGCVQYIRVKYEWQRLTGQLRRYYLLN; from the exons ATGGACAGGTCAATACGATACGAAGTG CTGCAGGGAGAAGAGGCCCAGGTGCCAGCAGAACCTGTCCAGCTGGCCCTAGTAGTGCCCCCTCCCACATACCAGGAAGCCACAGTGGGCGAGGACCAGGGGGCAATCAGCACAGCAGCAACTACAG GCCTGACCTACCCTGTATACAACACCAACCTCCCATCATACAAAGTGGCCACAGAGCTGCCATCCTATGAAGAGGCAGAGAGAAGTAAGGAACAGGAGAGCCGCGAGCAAGGGGAGAGAACTGGAGACGTGGAGAGACAG GATTCTGATGTCATCACAGGAATGACAGTGGGAACTGATGGACTGTTTCTTTGTACTTTTGTCA TTTCATTCCTGTTCAACTGGATAGGTTTTCTAGTGTCTCTCTGTATCAGTAACACAGTGGCTGGCAGATGTGGGGCGATATCTGGACTTGGTCTTTCTATAGTCAAGTGGGCCGCTATTGTCAAG CACAACAACTGGATGAACCACTATGTGGCTGCTGGGGACACATGGGTGTGCTGGGCTCTTATTGTCTGTG GCTTTGCGTTTTTCTTCCGTGGTTGCGTCCAGTATATCCGAGTGAAGTATGAGTGGCAGAGACTAACAGGCCAGCTGAGACGTTACTACCTGCTCAACTGA
- the LOC135473256 gene encoding leucine-rich repeat-containing protein 74A-like: protein MPGIDVSPLGRRRKRGTSIVPSLPAIFSTGQDGRRREMVHATNGVSEIRLPSIDSARKNSQPQEHDQSFGFTTNPVFPKDSSSYENTTPPYLRREPHRSHGGGVPAIKYRGANASSVHDWLQTVESSTVLEDGLPESMDESKMSMATCPVFPERVMDDQLDDLSPLPPIEHRNRTMKRDPVRTYRRICKLQKVTPVDKFIKQIWKSEIELKNHLLGPADIKGIAIALAIHAKVRELDVSGNNIGARGSGYLAETLQAVSQIKVLIMAATFPDVDGCKYLSRALLNNDCLRILNLAENNLGEQHAVQLCGFIKETRTLRELYLNHNRLDEAGGRVIGAALAGNKSIQILDLTWNHLRRSGAESICRALKVNTTLEKLNVSWNGFSTEGCKCLSKILPMNDTLRHLNLSSNRINSRALLFFLKGLVKNEGITSLKIGKNPFTTEAAITIIETLTACDYCSVDDLDISDVPVDDEFLEAVERLREKRIMSIRHGPLYRLEEVKQGEVSNTLGLERFDPVSVLYEYMKQDSMRLVDMFHYFDADQNGYISLAELREGFSNANIPLTEDGLEQLVKKIDNDKDGRIDLQELMVGHRKFSRSVAERNRIAKIHHKTEDSSIRDLREIIRKFLAERNEKFKETKSDAEAKTGTLKNAHRPSQSGTAKSRRISRRSRPSTIKPPLISNSIVEEADEDVSSYLHTIH, encoded by the exons ATGCCAGGTATTGATGTATCGCCATTAGGGCGTCGACGAAAGCGTGGGACGTCGATTGTGCCTTCTTTACCTGCGATTTTCTCAACTGGACAAGATGGTCGTCGCCGCGAAATGGTGCACGCGACAAACGGAGTTTCAGAAATCCGTTTGCCATCGATTGACAGTGCCCGAAAGAATTCGCAACCACAGGAACACGACCAGAGTTTTGGATTTACCACAAACCCAGTATTCCCTAAAGACAGTTCTAGTTATGAGAACACCACACCGCCGTATCTGAGGCGGGAGCCTCACCGAAGTCATGGCGGGGGAGTGCCCGCTATTAAATACAGAGGAGCAAACGCCTCATCTGTTCACGATTGGCTACAAACGGTCGAGAGTTCAACGGTGCTGGAAGATGGGCTACCTGAGTCCATGGACGAGTCGAAGATGAGCATGGCGACTTGTCCTGTGTTTCCCGAGAGAGTCATGGATGACCAGTTGGACGACCTTAGCC CTCTCCCGCCCATTGAACACAGAAACCGTACAATGAAGCGAGATCCAGTGAGGACTTATCGGCGTATCTGTAAGCTACAGAAGGTCACACCTGTGGATAAATTCATAAAACAGATCTGGAAAAGTGAGATCGAGTTGAAAAACCATCTTCTTGGGCCGGCTGACATCAAGGGCATTGCTATAGCCTTAGCG ATCCACGCTAAAGTTCGCGAACTGGACGTTTCCGGTAACAACATAGGAGCCCGGGGATCGGGTTATTTAGCTGAGACTTTACAGGCTGTGTCTCAGATCAAGGTTTTG ATCATGGCCGCCACATTCCCAGACGTGGACGGCTGTAAATATTTGTCAAGGGCTCTTCTAAACAACGACTGCTTGAGAATACTCAATCTTGCTG AAAATAACCTTGGTGAGCAGCATGCCGTACAGCTTTGTGGGTTCATAAAG GAAACTCGGACATTACGAGAGCTGTATTTGAACCACAACCGCCTGGATGAAGCTGGGGGACGGGTTATAGGAGCCGCCTTAG CTGGGAATAAATCTATACAAATCCTGGATCTAACATGGAACCATTTACGGAGAAGTGGAGCGGAGTCTATTTGTAGAGCTCTTAAG GTAAATACAACCTTGGAAAAGCTGAACGTTTCGTGGAATGGCTTTTCGACAGAAGGTTGCAAATGTCTGTCCAAAATCTTGCCGATGAACGACACGTTACGTCATCTGAATTTGTCATCCAATCGCATCAACTCCCGCGCTTTGTTGTTCTTCCTAAAAGGTCTCGTGAAGAATGAAGGAATTACATCTTTGAAG aTAGGTAAGAATCCTTTTACTACGGAAGCCGCCATAACCATCATCGAAACTCTGACCGCCTGTGACTACTGTAGCGTGGACGATCTGGATATCTCG GACGTCCCTGTTGATGACGAATTCTTGGAGGCCGTGGAACGATTACGCGAGAAAAGGATCATGTCTATACGCCACGGCCCTCTCTATCGTCTTGAGGAGGTGAAACAGGGAGAGGTGTCTAACACCCTGGGTCTGGAGAGGTTCGATCCCGTATCGGTTCTTTACGAGTACATGAAACAGGACAGCATGCGCCTGGTAGACATGTTCCACTACTTCGACGCAGATCAGAATGGTTATATATCGCTGGCAGAGTTACGGGAAGGTTTCTCT AACGCTAACATCCCACTGACGGAAGATGGACTAGAGCAGTTGGTGAAGAAGATTGACAATGATAAGGACGGGAGGATCGATTTACA GGAGTTGATGGTTGGTCACCGGAAGTTTAGTCGCTCTGTCGCGGAAAGGAATCGCATTGCCAAAATTCATCACAAAACAGAAGACAGCTCAATACGAGACCTGAGGGAAATCATTAGAAAATTTCTTGCCGAAAGAAACGAAAAGTTCAAAGAGACCAAATCTGATGCTGAAGCCAAAACAGGCACGCTGAAGAATGCACATAGGCCCAGTCAATCTGGGACCGCCAAATCTCGCCGAATCTCGCGACGCTCAAGACCCTCAACTATCAAACCGCCGTTGATATCTAATAGTATTGTAGAGGAAGCAGATGAAGACGTGTCTAGTTATCTCCACACAATTCACTGA